One region of Salvia miltiorrhiza cultivar Shanhuang (shh) chromosome 3, IMPLAD_Smil_shh, whole genome shotgun sequence genomic DNA includes:
- the LOC131015325 gene encoding putative receptor-like protein kinase At3g47110, producing MEKKLHYILLYAFLITITFPMLSSEAKAKQPLSLATDQTALLSLKHTSLLLATNWTNSTSVCSWIGVTCSFRHHRVAALNLSNMALSATIPPQLGHLSFLVSLDLTNNLFYGDLPQELSLLRRLKFISFRFNNFTGDIPPMLGQLPKLEYLNLRNNSFMGSIPKSLSNLTNLQYLSLSSNSLSGEIPKELGRLQSLQTLYVQFNHLSGAIPSAIFNISTLVVIALTGNQLSGSLPTDMCCNLSFLTVLSLSKNQLSGAIPTNVSQCSRLEELSLSYNSFSGEIPSEIGYLTSLQGLYLGGNNLNGILPHEIGYLQSLLTFGAERNEIAGSIDFNIFMNMSALQIINLGRNKLTGNLSRDVGNITMLTNLDLSENHFTGLIPTEFGQLYHLEILELNLNSLSGSIPHELFNISTLRILSVTGNALSGVLPTHLCRATPFLEHLLLGINSMSGAIPNSISNCSRLTILTLHENKFSGYIPTHLGNLKNLQRLTLFSNNLTQAPSSSFITSLTNCRSLNLLSIDHNPLNGVIPASVGNLSSSLRTFTANNCNFSGSIPVEIGNLSRLIALALHGNELSGNIPLTISHFHELQGLDLQDNMLGGLIPHAICDLFSLNALFMSHNQFSGSIPKCLGYVSSLRVLYLDSNILNSSIPSSLWGLKDLITLDLSSNSLNGFLPQEISNLGAAIYINLSMNKLSESIPSNIGKLQNLINLSLANNRLEGSIPVSMGKMTSLANLDLSYNNLSGSIPKSLEALQHLDYFNVSFNSLSGEIPNGGSFRDFTMDSFKGNEALCGIPKFHVQNCSSISNHRSKRKKVERASFIVFGVVAFISVVSLAFIIVKNKRKDKTTSREVDELKSIVPERISYYELLQATERFNESNLLGTGSSCSVYKGILNNGKDIAVKVFNMQLEGISRIFDVECEILRSIRHRNLTSVISSCSNEEFKALVLEYMPKGNLEKWLYSHNYCLNMMERLNIMIDVASALEYLHHGYSMPIVHSDLKPSNVLLDEDMVAHVSDFGIAKLLCDGDSSVLTNTLATLGYIAPEYGLEGLVSTRCDVYSYGVMLIETFTRKRPGDDMFGGNMSLKRWVELSLSEIPDEVIDANLVMNLEEEMIDKNMQCVSSILELALKCSADSPGDRINMKQAHAELQKIKHRFSQ from the exons ATGGAGAAAAAGCTTCATTACATTTTGCTGTATGCATTCCTAATTACCATAACCTTCCCAATGCTTTCTTCTGAAGCCAAAGCCAAACAACCTCTGAGCCTTGCAACTGATCAAACTGCCCTTCTTTCACTCAAACATACATCTCTTTTACTTGCAACTAATTGGACCAACTCCACCTCCGTCTGCAGCTGGATTGGCGTCACTTGCAGCTTCCGCCACCACAGAGTAGCTGCCTTGAATCTCTCCAACATGGCTCTCTCCGCCACCATTCCACCACAGCTCGGACACCTCTCCTTCCTCGTCTCCCTCGACCTCACCAACAACCTTTTCTATGGAGATTTGCCACAGGAACTGTCTCTCCTCCGCCGTTTGAAGTTCATATCTTTCCGATTCAACAACTTCACCGGAGACATCCCTCCGATGTTGGGTCAGTTACCAAAATTAGAGTACTTGAATTTACGCAACAACAGCTTCATGGGTTCCATCCCAAAATCTCTCTCAAACCTCACAAACCTACAATATCTTTCCTTATCTTCCAATTctctaagtggagaaattccaaaagagttgggaagacttcaaagtctacaaactctgtatgttcaattcaatcattTGTCGGGTGCTATACCATCAGCCATATTCAACATCTCGACCCTTGTAGTTATAGCTTTGACAGGCAATCAATTGAGTGGAAGTCTTCCAACAGACATGTGCTGTAATCTTTCATTTCTTACTGTGCTAAGTCTTTCTAAAAATCAGCTGAGTGGCGCGATTCCCACAAATGTATCCCAATGTTCACGGCTTGAGGAGTTGAGCCTCTCTTACAACTCTTTTAGTGGGGAGATACCTTCAGAAATCGGCTACTTGACATCTCTTCAGGGGTTATATCTTGGTGGTAACAATTTGAATG GAATACTACCACATGAGATTGGCTATCTTCAGAGTCTGCTTACTTTTGGTGCTGAACGGAATGAGATTGCGGGCTCAattgatttcaatattttcatgaatatgtCTGCTCTGCAAATCATAAATCTAGGGCGCAACAAATTAACGGGGAACCTTTCAAGGGATGTCGGGAATATTACCATGCTAACAAATTTGGATCTCTCGGAAAACCATTTTACAG GGCTTATTCCCACTGAATTTGGCCAACTTTACCATTTGGAGATATTAGAATTAAACTTGAACAGCTTGAGTGGTTCGATTCCACATGagctctttaacatttcaactctTCGGATTCTATCAGTTACCGGCAATGCTCTGTCAGGGGTTCTTCCAACCCATTTATGCCGTGCCACTCCCTTTCTTGAACATCTTCTTCTTGGCATAAATTCCATGAGTGGAGCAATACCCAACTCCATCTCTAACTGTTCTCGACTCACAATTCTCACACTTCATGAAAACAAATTCAGTGGTTATATACCTACTCATCTCGGCAACCTAAAAAATCTCCAACGTCTTACTCTGTTCAGCAACAATCTTACCCAGGCACCATCTTCTTCCTTCATTACTTCATTGACAAATTGCAGGTCTCTAAATCTTTTGTCAATTGATCATAATCCTCTAAATGGTGTCATTCCAGCTTCTGTTGGGAACTTATCTTCCTCACTTCGAACATTCACTGCCAACAACTGCAATTTCAGTGGCAGCATTCCTGTTGAAATAGGCAATTTAAGCCGTTTGATTGCATTGGCTTTGCATGGCAATGAGTTATCTGGTAATATTCCACTAACTATAAGCCATTTCCATGAACTTCAAGGATTAGATCTTCAAGATAACATGTTGGGAGGCTTAATACCACATGCTATATGTGATCTATTCAGCCTCAATGCTTTATTTATGAGCCATAATCAATTTTCAGGCTCAATTCCTAAATGTCTGGGATATGTCTCTTCTTTAAGAGTTCTTTATCTAGACTCCAACATTTTGAATTCAAGCATACCATCAAGCTTATGGGGCCTAAAAGATTTGATCACTCTAGACTTGTCCTCGAATTCATTAAATGGGTTCCTACCACAAGAGATAAGTAACTTAGGAGCAGCAATATATATAAACCTATCGATGAATAAGTTGTCAGAGTCAATTCCGAGCAATATCGGAAAGTTGCAGAATTTGATTAATTTGTCTTTGGCAAATAATAGACTAGAAGGTTCTATTCCTGTGTCTATGGGAAAAATGACCAGTTTGGCAAATCTCGACTTGTCGTACAACAACCTCTCTGGTTCAATTCCAAAGTCTTTAGAAGCACTCCAACACCTCGACTACTTTAATGTCTCTTTCAATAGTTTGagtggagaaattcctaatGGAGGTTCGTTTAGAGACTTCACTATGGATTCTTTTAAGGGTAATGAGGCATTGTGTGGAATCCCCAAGTTCCATGTTCAAAATTGCTCTTCAATTTCTAATCACAGATCAAAGAGAAAGAAGGTGGAACGAGCTTCATTTATTGTTTTCGGGGTTGTGGCTTTCATCTCAGTTGTTTCTTTGGCCTTTATAATTGtcaaaaacaaaaggaaagataAGACGACTAGCAGAGAAGTTGATGAGCTGAAATCCATTGTGCCGGAAAGAATCTCTTATTATGAACTGCTGCAAGCAACGGAAAGATTCAATGAAAGCAATTTACTTGGCACCGGGAGTTCTTGCTCTGTTTATAAGGGAATTCTTAACAATGGGAAGGATATCGCTGTCAAGGTGTTTAATATGCAGCTAGAAGGTATTTCAAGAATATTTGATGTCGAATGTGAGATACTCCGTAGCATTCGACACAGGAATCTGACAAGCGTCATAAGTAGTTGCTCCAATGAAGAGTTCAAGGCATTAGTACTTGAATATATGCCAAAGGGAAACCTTGAAAAATGGTTATATTCCCACAACTATTGCTTGAATATGATGGAGagattgaatataatgattGATGTTGCATCTGCTTTGGAGTATCTTCACCACGGTTATTCAATGCCCATTGTCCACAGCGACTTGAAGCCTAGTAATGTGTTGTTAGATGAAGACATGGTTGCCCATGTAAGCGACTTTGGGATAGCAAAGTTGTTATGCGATGGAGATAGCTCTGTGTTAACCAACACGCTAGCAACATTGGGTTACATTGCTCCAG AGTATGGTTTGGAAGGGCTAGTTTCAACAAGGTGTGATGTGTATAGCTACGgggtgatgttgattgaaactTTTACAAGAAAAAGGCCTGGTGATGATATGTTTGGCGGAAATATGAGCTTAAAGAGATGGGTAGAACTCTCACTTTCGGAGATCCCAGATGAAGTGATAGATGCCAACTTAGTCATGaatttggaggaagaaatgaTTGACAAGAATATGCAGTGTGTATCATCCATACTTGAATTGGCTCTGAAATGCTCTGCGGACTCTCCCGGGGATAGAATCAACATGAAACAAGCACATGCAGAGTTGCAGAAAATCAAACATCGATTTTCCCAATGA